One window of Microcoleus vaginatus PCC 9802 genomic DNA carries:
- a CDS encoding CPBP family intramembrane metalloprotease, producing the protein MAEKLPQNPEIEPLTRTQVLIAMGVTAIMLLAVAKLWLLFGSVSLLPVKLIGIDLLKGCAIGLAITGGSAIVYHLWPGYRRSADVYLEVVLKPLFWPDLIWLGLLPGLSEELLFRGVMLSALGLNVTSLVLSSFCFGILHLGGMDQWPYAVWATAVGLLLGYSVLATGNLLVPITAHICTNLISSCVWKWEHNAVKR; encoded by the coding sequence GTGGCAGAAAAACTTCCCCAAAATCCTGAAATTGAACCCTTGACGCGCACCCAAGTTTTAATAGCAATGGGCGTGACAGCAATTATGTTGCTGGCGGTTGCTAAATTGTGGTTGCTATTTGGATCGGTATCGCTTTTGCCAGTCAAATTGATAGGAATCGACTTGCTCAAAGGATGTGCGATCGGACTGGCAATTACAGGCGGCAGTGCGATCGTTTATCACCTCTGGCCGGGTTATCGCCGGAGTGCAGACGTTTACTTGGAAGTAGTGCTCAAACCTTTGTTTTGGCCTGATTTAATTTGGCTGGGACTGCTGCCGGGACTTAGCGAAGAATTGCTATTTCGAGGCGTGATGCTGTCTGCTTTAGGATTGAATGTTACCAGTTTAGTTTTATCGAGTTTTTGTTTCGGTATTCTGCACTTGGGAGGCATGGATCAGTGGCCTTATGCTGTTTGGGCAACGGCTGTCGGATTGCTGTTGGGTTACAGCGTTTTAGCTACTGGGAATTTGTTAGTGCCAATTACGGCTCATATCTGTACGAATTTGATTTCTAGCTGTGTTTGGAAGTGGGAACACAATGCCGTGAAGCGGTAG
- a CDS encoding Uma2 family endonuclease, whose translation MVTATAVQDNFTLEDFTVAPPDNMELVDGQLVEKNGMTLKTGKIQLRLGNFWEDYKNSSGQGGEAYVEVPCRTNRQIRRPDVAYLTPELVAQFGNLATLPQSFPLVAEIVSPTDIAEDVFLKAQEYLESSCQEVWLVFPESHLVFVMTQNQVLTFRSGDTASTQQILIGFSIDVDRLLA comes from the coding sequence ATGGTCACTGCTACTGCTGTACAGGATAATTTTACTCTAGAAGATTTCACGGTCGCTCCGCCCGATAACATGGAATTGGTAGACGGCCAACTTGTGGAGAAAAATGGCATGACACTAAAGACGGGTAAAATTCAGTTGAGACTGGGGAATTTTTGGGAAGATTACAAAAATTCTAGCGGACAAGGGGGAGAAGCTTATGTCGAGGTTCCTTGCCGCACTAACCGACAAATTCGCCGCCCCGATGTCGCTTATCTCACACCCGAATTAGTTGCACAATTTGGCAACCTTGCCACTTTACCCCAAAGTTTCCCTTTAGTTGCCGAAATAGTTTCACCCACCGATATCGCTGAAGATGTCTTTCTAAAAGCACAGGAATATTTAGAATCTAGCTGTCAGGAAGTTTGGCTAGTTTTTCCCGAAAGTCATTTAGTATTTGTGATGACTCAAAATCAAGTATTGACATTTCGATCCGGCGATACCGCCAGCACCCAACAAATCCTGATCGGTTTTAGCATTGATGTCGATCGATTGCTAGCTTAA
- a CDS encoding DNA-binding response regulator, which translates to MENHKEKILVVDDEASIRRILETRLSMIGYDVVTAADGEEALETFRNTEPDLVVLDVMMPKLDGYGVCQELRKESDVPIIMLTALGDVADRITGLELGADDYVVKPFSPKELEARIRSVLRRVDKNGASGIPSSGVIHVTNIRIDTNKRQVYKGDERIRLTGMEFSLLELLVSRSGEPFSRSEILQEVWGYTPERHVDTRVVDVHISRLRAKLEDDPSNPELILTARGTGYLFQRIVEIGEVG; encoded by the coding sequence TTGGAAAACCATAAAGAAAAAATTCTGGTAGTCGATGACGAAGCCAGTATCCGCCGCATTCTGGAGACTCGCCTTTCCATGATTGGCTACGATGTCGTCACCGCTGCTGACGGCGAAGAAGCTCTCGAAACATTTCGCAACACCGAACCCGACTTAGTGGTTTTGGACGTGATGATGCCGAAGCTAGACGGTTACGGCGTCTGTCAGGAGTTGCGTAAAGAGTCAGACGTGCCCATCATCATGCTAACCGCTTTGGGAGACGTAGCCGATCGCATCACCGGTTTAGAATTGGGCGCCGACGATTACGTCGTCAAACCTTTCTCTCCCAAAGAACTAGAAGCCCGCATCCGTTCGGTACTGCGGAGGGTTGACAAAAACGGCGCCTCGGGAATTCCAAGCTCCGGAGTCATCCACGTCACCAATATTAGGATTGACACCAACAAGCGCCAAGTTTACAAAGGCGACGAACGAATTAGGCTCACGGGGATGGAATTCAGCCTGTTAGAACTGCTTGTCAGCCGTTCTGGAGAGCCTTTTTCGCGATCGGAAATTTTGCAGGAAGTCTGGGGATACACCCCAGAACGCCACGTAGACACCCGCGTAGTGGACGTTCACATCTCGCGGCTTAGGGCAAAGTTGGAAGACGACCCCAGCAATCCCGAATTAATTCTCACCGCCCGCGGCACCGGCTATCTCTTCCAGCGAATTGTCGAAATTGGAGAAGTAGGATAA
- a CDS encoding XRE family transcriptional regulator — translation MGLIRLRVKEFAAEKGWTIKEVSERSGVIYSTLTTYSRSPGMAMVDFTCLLKLARTFDVMVEDLVEVVKE, via the coding sequence ATGGGTTTAATTAGATTGCGGGTTAAAGAATTTGCTGCTGAGAAAGGCTGGACGATCAAAGAGGTTTCTGAGCGATCGGGAGTCATTTACAGCACACTCACCACCTATTCACGTTCTCCGGGAATGGCAATGGTTGATTTTACTTGTCTGCTGAAGTTGGCACGTACTTTTGACGTGATGGTGGAAGATTTGGTTGAGGTCGTCAAAGAGTAG
- a CDS encoding DUF3326 domain-containing protein, whose protein sequence is MNPRPLTVVLIVPTGVGASIGGFAGDALPVARAIAQISDTLITHPNVLNGAQLYWPIPNALYVEGYALDKFAAGCWGLQPVHQNRIGLILDSAIEPDLQLRHLQAVDATRATLGLNITDCVLTDRSLQVELRISESGASWGTIGNPDSLLRAAEKLIKQARVEAIAVVARFPDDEGSLALENYRRGKGVDPLAGAEAVISHLVVRTFKIPCAHAPALSALPLDPHLSPRSAAEEIGYTFLPCVLAGLSKAPQLVAPESQQHNQLSITVDRVDAVVIPATACGGSAILSLSGRSSVQIIAVGDNKTQMQATPEKLGIKALQVNSYLEAIGVLVALRAGISPASLGADISSLRCLSD, encoded by the coding sequence GTGAACCCCCGCCCTTTGACAGTGGTTTTGATCGTTCCCACAGGCGTTGGAGCCTCGATTGGTGGGTTTGCAGGAGATGCGCTGCCGGTGGCTAGGGCGATCGCCCAAATTTCAGACACCCTGATCACTCACCCCAACGTCCTCAACGGCGCTCAACTTTATTGGCCGATACCTAACGCTCTCTACGTGGAAGGTTACGCCCTGGACAAATTTGCTGCCGGATGCTGGGGACTGCAACCGGTACATCAAAATCGCATCGGCTTAATCCTCGATTCCGCGATCGAACCAGACTTGCAGTTGCGCCACTTGCAAGCCGTTGATGCAACGAGAGCTACATTGGGTTTGAATATAACTGATTGTGTTTTAACCGATCGCTCCCTGCAAGTAGAATTGCGTATTTCTGAATCAGGGGCATCCTGGGGGACGATCGGCAATCCAGACAGTTTATTGCGCGCAGCCGAAAAATTAATCAAACAAGCAAGAGTAGAGGCGATCGCAGTTGTGGCCAGATTTCCCGACGATGAAGGCAGCCTCGCCCTCGAAAACTACCGCCGCGGCAAAGGAGTTGACCCCCTCGCCGGCGCGGAAGCTGTGATCAGCCACCTCGTCGTCAGGACGTTTAAAATCCCCTGCGCCCACGCCCCCGCCCTGTCTGCGCTTCCCCTCGATCCGCACCTGTCCCCGCGATCGGCTGCTGAGGAGATCGGCTATACTTTCCTACCTTGCGTGCTTGCGGGCCTCAGCAAAGCTCCGCAATTGGTAGCGCCAGAAAGCCAGCAGCACAATCAATTATCAATTACCGTCGATCGAGTCGATGCGGTGGTAATACCCGCCACAGCCTGCGGCGGCAGTGCTATTCTGAGTTTGAGTGGGCGATCGTCGGTACAAATCATCGCTGTGGGCGACAACAAAACCCAGATGCAGGCGACTCCAGAAAAACTCGGAATCAAAGCTTTGCAGGTAAACTCATATTTAGAGGCGATCGGAGTTTTGGTCGCTTTGCGGGCCGGCATCAGTCCAGCTTCCTTGGGTGCAGACATCTCCTCCCTGCGTTGTTTGTCTGACTAA
- a CDS encoding cofactor assembly of complex C subunit B, with translation MTKSDPNKVLRQLPLVAGGLAGTLLMVNRLLTEQITDSQARSDALGVIISALLILTGLLWQQVQARSPDSVKLIGEEGFEFAPDLPEAVKIELAWASRLLLTNTATRSIIIVYQGKVLLRRGILGINPEVKPGPILQRVLDKNKPVYLVNLNIYPGRIEFDYLPENTQGVICQPIGSQGVLILGANAPRSYTKQDENWIEGIADKLENTINRF, from the coding sequence ATGACTAAATCTGATCCCAATAAAGTTTTGCGGCAATTGCCCTTAGTTGCAGGAGGGTTAGCAGGTACGCTGCTAATGGTCAACCGCTTGCTGACAGAGCAAATCACAGATTCTCAAGCTCGATCGGACGCTTTGGGAGTAATTATTAGCGCTTTGCTGATTTTAACAGGTTTGCTGTGGCAGCAGGTGCAAGCGCGATCGCCCGATTCCGTAAAACTTATCGGCGAAGAAGGTTTTGAATTTGCGCCGGATTTGCCGGAGGCTGTGAAAATAGAATTAGCCTGGGCGTCGCGTTTGCTGTTGACAAATACCGCCACAAGGTCGATCATAATTGTGTATCAGGGAAAAGTCCTATTGCGACGCGGTATTTTAGGCATCAATCCCGAAGTCAAACCGGGGCCGATTTTGCAGCGAGTGCTCGACAAAAACAAACCAGTTTATTTAGTAAATCTCAATATTTATCCCGGTCGAATTGAATTTGACTATTTGCCAGAAAATACTCAAGGAGTCATCTGTCAACCCATCGGCAGCCAAGGCGTTTTAATCTTAGGTGCTAACGCGCCCCGCAGCTACACCAAACAAGATGAAAACTGGATT
- the radA gene encoding DNA repair protein RadA has product MPKPRIQYICRECGYDSPQYFGRCPSCQKWDSFDEQLEQPTAAVSRAGLTGVTTKTVGGSPPDKSKGQPRVSFRLSQISDQTQSRWPSGYGELDRVLGGGIVPGSLVLIGGEPGIGKSTLLLQVANMLARKDRILYVSAEESGQQVKLRSQRLGVANPVELSSNGGHKSGSNGEAKRDSEDNSAENFYLLPETDLEVVLRELEALKPNVAVIDSIQTIYFASLTSAPGSVAQVRECTSALMQVAKRENITLFIVGHVTKDGALAGPRVLEHLVDTVLYFEGDRFASHRLLRSMKNRFGATHEIGVFEMVANGLREVNNPSELFLGNRDEFSPGTSTTVTCEGTRPILVEIQALVSPASFGSPRRTTTGVDNARLQQILAVLEKRVGIPLSKLDVILATVGGLKVDEPAADLAVAIAVVASFRDRVVDARTVLLGEVGLGGQVRPVSQLELRLREAAKLGFKRAIIPKNQPVPELGMEIIPVAKVIDAIIAAIPATPAQLQSVDLEEEDLLN; this is encoded by the coding sequence ATGCCTAAGCCTCGAATACAATATATTTGTCGGGAATGCGGGTATGATTCACCACAATATTTTGGCAGGTGTCCTAGCTGTCAGAAGTGGGATTCTTTTGACGAGCAGTTAGAACAACCTACTGCTGCTGTCTCGCGGGCTGGTTTAACTGGGGTGACAACTAAGACAGTGGGCGGTTCGCCCCCTGATAAGTCGAAGGGTCAACCAAGGGTATCTTTCAGATTATCGCAGATTTCCGACCAAACTCAGTCTCGCTGGCCTTCGGGTTACGGGGAACTGGATCGAGTTTTGGGAGGCGGGATCGTTCCCGGATCGCTGGTGTTGATTGGGGGGGAACCGGGAATCGGGAAATCGACGCTGCTGTTGCAGGTGGCGAATATGTTGGCCCGCAAGGATCGGATACTGTATGTCAGTGCGGAGGAGTCCGGCCAGCAGGTGAAGTTGCGATCGCAGCGTTTGGGCGTGGCTAATCCGGTTGAATTGTCAAGCAACGGCGGGCATAAATCGGGTAGCAACGGGGAAGCTAAAAGGGATTCCGAGGATAATTCAGCGGAGAATTTCTATTTGCTTCCAGAGACGGATTTAGAGGTTGTTTTGCGGGAGTTGGAAGCCCTGAAACCGAATGTGGCGGTGATTGACAGCATCCAAACTATTTATTTTGCTAGTTTAACATCGGCTCCGGGTTCGGTGGCTCAGGTGCGGGAATGTACGTCTGCTTTGATGCAGGTTGCGAAAAGGGAAAACATTACTTTATTTATTGTCGGTCACGTTACTAAAGATGGAGCTTTGGCGGGGCCGAGGGTTTTGGAACATTTGGTAGATACTGTACTGTATTTTGAGGGCGATCGCTTTGCTTCTCATCGACTTTTGCGGTCGATGAAAAACCGTTTTGGTGCCACTCACGAAATCGGTGTTTTTGAAATGGTAGCCAACGGTTTGCGAGAAGTAAATAATCCGTCGGAGTTGTTTTTAGGGAATAGAGATGAATTTTCTCCCGGTACTTCGACGACTGTTACTTGCGAAGGAACTCGACCGATTTTAGTGGAAATTCAGGCGTTAGTCAGCCCTGCAAGTTTCGGTTCGCCGCGCCGCACTACTACTGGTGTGGACAATGCTAGATTGCAGCAAATTTTAGCTGTTTTGGAGAAAAGGGTGGGGATTCCTTTATCTAAATTAGATGTGATTTTGGCGACGGTGGGCGGGTTGAAGGTGGACGAACCGGCGGCGGATTTGGCAGTTGCGATCGCCGTTGTGGCCAGTTTTCGCGATCGGGTGGTTGATGCACGCACTGTTTTGCTCGGGGAAGTGGGTTTGGGGGGACAGGTGCGGCCGGTTTCGCAATTAGAGTTGCGGCTGAGGGAGGCGGCGAAATTGGGTTTCAAAAGGGCGATTATTCCTAAGAATCAACCGGTGCCAGAGTTAGGAATGGAGATTATTCCGGTGGCGAAGGTAATCGATGCAATTATTGCGGCGATTCCGGCTACTCCGGCTCAGTTGCAGTCGGTTGATTTGGAGGAAGAGGATTTGTTGAATTGA
- a CDS encoding DUF697 domain-containing protein, with protein MSDDFSLDELLNRSYYAFKDAENQVGQCNVLVIGKTGVGKSTLINSVFRQRLAETGVGRPITQGIRQYTKPNCPITVYDTPGLELNAEQIKVIQLNVAKLIEDQRLLHPKEHIHVIWYCINHSANRIESVEENWLKEMEVKDVPVVLVLTQTTSKKPGEFFKQLEHMNLPVSQIIPVMAEPEEIDEDYTVKSHGLDKLVDATFQLLPEVAKKAFVKEQIANIALKSDMAFKYLSAYVAGSAIVGATPVPFADAPILMAMQTAMIANITVIFGMPFDKGFISAMLSAISGTGGVTAVGRSIVTNLIKIIPGAGTVVGGAISGATAAALTLALGLAYIEVLKAYMKAQVNGEQLSLQQLTKMFVELYKDYASSGRKTLKDEKPEQPKPPNQINIE; from the coding sequence ATGTCAGACGACTTTTCCTTAGACGAGCTTTTAAATAGAAGTTACTACGCCTTCAAAGACGCAGAAAACCAAGTGGGACAGTGCAATGTTTTAGTCATCGGCAAAACCGGCGTCGGCAAAAGTACCCTAATAAATTCCGTTTTTCGCCAACGCTTAGCAGAAACTGGAGTCGGCCGCCCCATCACTCAAGGCATTCGCCAATATACCAAACCGAATTGCCCAATTACAGTCTACGATACTCCGGGACTCGAACTCAATGCCGAACAAATTAAAGTTATTCAATTAAACGTTGCTAAACTAATTGAAGACCAAAGACTCCTGCATCCCAAAGAACACATTCACGTCATCTGGTACTGCATCAATCACAGCGCCAATAGAATAGAATCTGTCGAGGAAAACTGGCTAAAAGAAATGGAAGTCAAAGACGTACCAGTTGTTTTAGTGCTGACTCAGACGACATCTAAAAAGCCGGGCGAGTTTTTCAAGCAACTGGAACACATGAATTTGCCCGTCAGTCAAATCATCCCCGTCATGGCTGAGCCGGAAGAAATTGATGAGGATTATACAGTAAAATCTCACGGTTTAGATAAGTTGGTAGATGCAACTTTTCAACTGCTGCCGGAAGTAGCTAAAAAAGCTTTTGTTAAAGAACAAATTGCTAATATTGCGCTCAAATCCGATATGGCATTTAAGTATTTAAGTGCTTATGTTGCAGGTTCTGCAATTGTCGGTGCGACTCCTGTACCGTTTGCTGATGCGCCGATTTTGATGGCGATGCAAACGGCAATGATTGCTAATATTACTGTGATTTTTGGAATGCCCTTTGATAAGGGCTTTATTTCGGCGATGCTGTCTGCTATTAGCGGCACAGGCGGGGTTACTGCTGTTGGCCGAAGTATTGTGACTAATTTGATTAAAATCATTCCTGGTGCGGGTACAGTTGTCGGCGGTGCTATCTCCGGTGCAACGGCAGCAGCTCTCACGCTTGCCCTCGGTTTGGCTTACATTGAGGTGCTTAAAGCTTATATGAAAGCTCAAGTTAATGGAGAACAACTTTCTTTGCAGCAGTTGACCAAGATGTTTGTGGAATTGTACAAGGATTATGCTAGTTCTGGGCGTAAAACTTTGAAGGATGAGAAACCGGAGCAACCTAAACCTCCCAATCAAATTAATATTGAGTAA
- a CDS encoding ferredoxin, with protein sequence MSKTYTVELIHQGSTYTVEVPEDKQILQAANAAGIDLPNSCNAGVCTTCAAKVIEGEVEQVDCMGVSPELQAEGYVLLCIAYPRSNLKIETEKEDIVYDRQFGKS encoded by the coding sequence ATGTCTAAGACTTACACTGTTGAATTGATCCACCAAGGCAGTACCTATACCGTAGAAGTGCCGGAAGATAAACAAATTCTTCAGGCGGCAAACGCTGCGGGCATTGATCTGCCTAACTCTTGCAATGCGGGGGTTTGTACTACTTGCGCTGCTAAAGTTATTGAGGGTGAAGTTGAGCAAGTTGATTGCATGGGCGTCAGTCCCGAACTTCAGGCAGAAGGTTATGTGTTGCTGTGCATTGCTTATCCCCGATCGAACTTGAAGATAGAAACCGAAAAAGAAGACATTGTGTACGATCGCCAATTCGGTAAATCCTAG
- a CDS encoding F0F1 ATP synthase subunit gamma, whose amino-acid sequence MANLKTIRDRIKSVKNTKKITEAMRLVAAAKVRRAQEQVTATRPFADRLAEVLYGLAERLQFENLDLPLLKKREVRSVGLLVVSGDRGLCGGYNSNIIRYAENRAKEIKAEGLDYKYVLVGRKATQYFQRREQPIDATYANLEQIPTAPEAAQIADELLSLFLSGTVDRVELIYTKFVSLISSRPVIQTLLPLDPQGLETPDDEIFRLTSQGGQFQVSREKVASPTKSLPRDMIFEQDPAQILEALLPLYLNNQLLRALQESAASELAARMTAMNNASENASDLIGSLTLTYNKARQAAITQEILEVCGGAEALNG is encoded by the coding sequence ATGGCAAATCTGAAAACTATTCGCGATCGCATTAAGTCGGTCAAGAACACTAAAAAGATTACAGAAGCGATGCGTTTGGTGGCCGCTGCAAAGGTGCGCCGCGCTCAAGAACAGGTGACTGCTACTCGGCCTTTTGCAGATCGACTGGCAGAGGTATTGTATGGTTTGGCGGAACGGTTGCAGTTTGAAAACCTGGATTTGCCGCTGCTGAAAAAACGCGAAGTGCGATCTGTGGGACTGTTGGTAGTTTCGGGCGATCGGGGTTTGTGCGGCGGCTACAACAGCAACATCATCAGATACGCCGAAAATCGCGCTAAGGAAATCAAAGCTGAAGGCTTAGACTACAAATACGTGTTGGTAGGACGCAAAGCTACTCAGTATTTCCAGCGCCGCGAACAGCCGATTGATGCTACTTACGCTAACTTGGAACAAATTCCCACAGCACCGGAAGCGGCACAAATTGCTGACGAATTGCTTTCCTTGTTCCTGTCGGGAACTGTGGACAGAGTTGAGCTAATTTACACCAAGTTTGTGTCGCTAATTAGTTCGCGTCCGGTAATTCAAACCTTGCTGCCCCTCGACCCCCAAGGTTTGGAAACTCCCGATGATGAAATCTTCCGCTTGACATCGCAAGGCGGACAGTTTCAAGTATCGCGGGAGAAGGTTGCTTCACCTACGAAGAGTTTGCCCAGAGACATGATTTTCGAGCAAGATCCGGCGCAAATTCTGGAGGCTCTTTTGCCCTTGTATTTGAACAACCAATTGCTGCGGGCTTTGCAAGAGTCTGCTGCTAGCGAATTGGCGGCGCGGATGACGGCGATGAATAATGCTAGTGAGAATGCTAGCGATTTGATCGGTAGTTTGACGCTGACTTATAACAAGGCGCGGCAAGCGGCAATTACTCAGGAAATCCTGGAAGTTTGCGGCGGTGCTGAGGCTTTGAATGGTTAG
- a CDS encoding XRE family transcriptional regulator: MGLIKLRVRELAAEKGWTIKEVSERSGVVYSTLRTYARSPGLATVDVTALHKLARTCDLSIEDLYEIVQE; encoded by the coding sequence ATGGGCTTAATTAAGTTGCGGGTTCGAGAGTTGGCTGCTGAGAAAGGCTGGACGATCAAAGAGGTTTCAGAGCGATCGGGCGTAGTCTACAGTACCCTCAGAACCTATGCCCGATCGCCTGGGTTAGCAACTGTTGACGTGACAGCCTTGCACAAGTTGGCGAGGACTTGTGATTTGTCGATTGAAGATTTGTATGAGATTGTGCAGGAATAG
- a CDS encoding Uma2 family endonuclease, translating into MVMAAVLSENVSLEDFMANPPDCMEWVAGQIVEKNGRTVKHSRIQSRLDYCWRSYKISSGQGGEVYTEVPCRTDRRVRRPDVAYLTPELVAQYGDVPTLPQSPPLIAEIVSPTDIAEEIFLKAQEYLDSGCLEAWVLFPESRWILIMTQSQKLTFNLGSTVSTQLVLGGFSVPVDELLA; encoded by the coding sequence ATGGTAATGGCTGCCGTTTTATCAGAAAATGTTTCTCTAGAAGACTTCATGGCTAATCCCCCCGACTGCATGGAATGGGTTGCCGGGCAAATCGTGGAGAAAAATGGCAGGACAGTAAAACACAGTCGAATCCAATCTCGACTAGATTATTGTTGGAGAAGTTATAAGATATCGAGCGGACAAGGCGGCGAAGTTTATACAGAAGTTCCTTGTCGTACAGACAGGCGAGTGCGCCGTCCTGATGTAGCTTATCTGACTCCTGAACTTGTTGCTCAATATGGCGATGTTCCTACTTTGCCTCAAAGTCCGCCGTTAATTGCTGAAATAGTTTCTCCTACTGATATTGCGGAAGAAATATTTCTAAAAGCACAAGAATATTTAGATTCAGGTTGTCTGGAAGCTTGGGTTCTTTTTCCAGAAAGTCGCTGGATATTGATCATGACTCAAAGTCAAAAGTTAACCTTTAACCTGGGTTCTACAGTCAGCACTCAGCTAGTGCTGGGGGGTTTTAGTGTTCCTGTTGACGAGTTGTTGGCTTGA
- a CDS encoding TIGR02588 family protein, with amino-acid sequence MTESNNEQQPKKTFAEWATFAIACFILFTLTGLVLYNWLAKKQEPPVISVTRNTPIRETQGQFYVPFTVTNTGGETAESVQIIAELRVNGEVVESGEQQIDFLSSGETEEGAFIFSRNPSQGQLSVRSSSYQLP; translated from the coding sequence ATGACGGAAAGTAATAACGAACAGCAACCAAAAAAAACTTTTGCTGAATGGGCGACATTTGCGATCGCCTGCTTCATCCTTTTTACCCTCACTGGACTCGTACTCTACAACTGGCTGGCTAAAAAGCAGGAACCTCCGGTTATTTCTGTCACTCGCAACACGCCTATTCGCGAAACTCAAGGGCAATTTTACGTACCGTTTACCGTAACTAACACGGGCGGCGAAACGGCCGAATCAGTGCAAATTATTGCCGAATTGCGCGTCAATGGCGAAGTCGTTGAATCCGGCGAGCAACAAATAGATTTTTTGTCAAGCGGCGAAACGGAAGAAGGAGCTTTTATCTTCAGCCGTAACCCCAGTCAAGGTCAATTGAGCGTGCGATCGAGCAGTTATCAACTACCTTAA
- a CDS encoding TIGR02587 family membrane protein: MKKSKRRKNQWSNELNDIIRGASGGFLFGIPLLYTMEVWWIGSYTKPAEMSIAIATTFIVVFLLTRTEGFRKTKDIRWLDAAIDTVEAIAIGIVCAALILFLLREITPETPLQETLGKIIFEGLPFALGVALANGFLSGDRYQSSDSDNEPTINPTVADIGATLIGAMIIAFNIAPTDEIPMLAAAISPPWQLAIIAASLLISYGIVFAAGFTDQAKRHQQQGIFQRPLSETVMAYLVSLAASAFMMFFFQKLSFDDPWSIWLSYTLVLGLPATIGGAAGRLTV; encoded by the coding sequence ATGAAGAAATCAAAAAGACGCAAAAATCAGTGGTCAAATGAACTAAACGACATCATTCGAGGCGCATCTGGCGGCTTTTTGTTCGGGATTCCCCTGCTTTATACGATGGAAGTTTGGTGGATTGGTTCGTATACTAAACCAGCGGAAATGTCGATCGCGATCGCAACTACTTTTATCGTCGTTTTCTTGCTGACTCGCACTGAAGGTTTTCGCAAAACTAAGGACATCCGTTGGCTAGATGCTGCAATCGATACCGTAGAAGCGATCGCCATCGGCATTGTCTGCGCGGCTTTGATCCTGTTTTTGCTCAGGGAAATTACGCCGGAGACTCCACTGCAAGAAACTCTAGGGAAAATAATCTTTGAAGGCCTGCCCTTTGCCTTGGGAGTTGCCCTGGCGAACGGTTTTTTGAGCGGCGATCGCTATCAAAGTTCAGACAGCGACAACGAACCTACCATTAATCCAACTGTAGCAGATATCGGCGCTACTTTAATAGGCGCGATGATCATTGCTTTCAACATCGCCCCAACTGACGAAATTCCCATGCTAGCTGCAGCTATTTCGCCACCTTGGCAATTAGCAATTATCGCTGCTTCGCTGCTAATTTCCTACGGTATTGTATTTGCAGCAGGGTTTACCGATCAAGCAAAACGCCACCAGCAGCAAGGGATTTTTCAGCGTCCCCTCAGCGAAACTGTCATGGCGTATTTAGTGTCGCTGGCGGCTTCTGCATTTATGATGTTTTTCTTCCAAAAACTCAGTTTTGACGACCCGTGGTCGATTTGGTTGAGCTATACGTTAGTATTGGGATTGCCGGCGACAATTGGCGGCGCGGCGGGGAGGTTGACGGTATGA